The following proteins come from a genomic window of Lycium ferocissimum isolate CSIRO_LF1 chromosome 4, AGI_CSIRO_Lferr_CH_V1, whole genome shotgun sequence:
- the LOC132052272 gene encoding uncharacterized protein LOC132052272, with amino-acid sequence MNKMILSIRANSFLIYFLIFVGAEARTLLEKHHGQNLAEYGRQPYITPSPPASSPPHNQEIVGRPHHLPPPAPKHAPTIGQLTSTTQGLKPHKNELYSSELLMTTSHDEVLILLPSYSSEIVGGRHDHISVGRHDHLPVHPPSPKPADEEDQIIITTSSNSCHDGNGIGRGNQKPPPTPKPSHNDGQTIISSTNTHDDDDHHSNYGREERILPPSTPRPSDEQHQTIISSTSTTHDDDDHHSNFGREGRTPPSPHSASPIGQLSSNRGAQHLPLQASY; translated from the exons ATGAATAAAATGATTCTCTCCATCAGAGCTAATTCCTTTCTTATCTACTTCCTCATTTTCGTAGGAGCTGAAGCAAGAACTTTGCTAG AAAAACATCACGGTCAGAATCTGGCAGAATATGGAAGGCAGCCATATATAACACCTTCACCACCAGCATCATCTCCACCACACAATCAGGAAATAGTAGGGAGGCCCCATCATTTACCACCTCCCGCTCCTAAGCATGCTCCAACAATCGGTCAACTCACAAGCACCACCCAAGGACTTAAACCTCACAAAAATGAGTTATATAGCAGTGAGCTCTTGATGACAACAAGTCATGATGAGGTTCTAATTTTGCTTCCAAGTTATTCATCAGAGATAGTTGGTGGGAGGCATGATCATATATCCGTTGGGAGGCATGATCATTTACCCGTACATCCACCATCACCAAAACCAGCAGATGAAGAGGATCAGATAATTATCACAACTTCCTCTAATTCATGTcatgatggaaatggaattGGAAGAGGGAATCAAAAACCACCTCCAACTCCAAAGCCATCTCATAACGACGGTCAGACAATTATCTCTAGTACTAATactcatgatgatgatgatcacCATAGTAACTATGGAAGGGAGGAACGTATACTACCACCTTCCACTCCAAGGCCATCTGATGAGCAGCATCAGACTATTATCTCTAGTACTAGTACAactcatgatgatgatgatcacCATAGTAATTTCGGAAGGGAGGGACGTACACCTCCTTCCCCTCATTCTGCTTCACCCATTGGTCAACTCTCAAGCAACCGTGGTGCCCAACACTTACCTCTTCAGGCTTCCTATTAA